The following coding sequences lie in one Anas acuta chromosome 17, bAnaAcu1.1, whole genome shotgun sequence genomic window:
- the UNG gene encoding uracil-DNA glycosylase, with protein MIGQRTLLSFFGTAPARKRSRSPEPDGDEEAGAATKKAKAEGSEAGAASPLSPEQLERIRRNKEAALQRLADRNVPPGFGESWRRQLAKEFSKPYFIELMAFVAEERKRHTVYPPPEQVFTWTQMCDIRDVKVVILGQDPYHGPNQAHGLCFSVQKPVPPPPSLENIYKELSNDIEDFTHPGHGDLTGWAKQGVLLLNAVLTVRAHQATSHKEKGWEQFTDVVVSWLNKNLDGVVFMLWGAYAQKKGSSIDRKRHHVLQTVHPSPLSVNRGFFGCRHFSKTNELLKKSGKKPIDWRAL; from the exons ATGATCGGGCAGCGCACGCTGCTCTCCTTCTTCGGCACCGCGCCCGCCAGGAAGCGCAGCCGCTCCCCGGAGCCGGACGGGGATGAGGAG GCCGGTGCCGCCACCAAGAAGGCGAAGGCCGAAGGGAGCGAGGCGGGCGCGGCCTCGCCGCTGAGCCCCGAGCAGCTGGAGCGGATCCGCAGGAACAAGGAGGCGGCGCTGCAGCGGCTGGCGGACCGCAACGTGCCGCCGGGCTTCGGGGAGAGCTGGCGAAGGCAGCTGGCCAAGGAGTTTTCCAAGCCCTACTTCATAGAG CTGATGGCCTTCGTGGCGGAGGAGAGGAAGCGGCACACCGTGTACCCGCCCCCGGAGCAGGTCTTCACCTGGACGCAGATGTGCGACATCAGGGAT GTGAAGGTTGTGATCTTGGGACAAGATCCTTATCATGGACCTAATCAAGCTCATGGGCTCTGTTTCAGTGTCCAGAAACCTGTTCCACCTCCGCCCAG tttagaaaatatttacaaggaGCTGTCTAATGATATTGAAGACTTCACTCACCCTGGTCATGGAGATCTAACAGGGTGGGCCAAGCAAG GTGTGCTCCTGCTCAACGCTGTCCTCACGGTGCGAGCTCACCAGGCCACCTCCCACAAGGAGAAGGGCTGGGAGCAGTTCACAGATGTGGTGGTGTCCTGGCTGAACAAGAACCTGGATGGCGTTGTCTTCATGCTCTGGGGAGCCTACGCGCAGAAGAAAGGCAGCTCTATTGACAGG AAGCGCCACCACGTCCTGCAGACGGTTCACCCTTCGCCTCTCTCTGTGAACAGGGGCTTTTTTGGCTGTCGGCATTTCTCTAAGACAAACGAATTGCTGAAGAAATCCGGCAAGAAGCCCATCGACTGGAGAGCGCTCTGA
- the ALKBH2 gene encoding DNA oxidative demethylase ALKBH2 — translation MAGACGKRARLEEKEAEGDGGGDGGAVPVPVPMLPPPPCRQIRGQGLSCEYRLLFGPAEADGILRRLEQDVRYLPDEQSKLHVFGKWHSIPRRKAVYGDPELKYTYSGVTFSPEPWIPVLDHIRERVASVTGHNFNFVLINRYKDGLDHIGEHRDDEKELVPRSPIASVSFGACRDFVFRHCESRGKNAKRRIEPVTLQLAHGSLLMMKYPTNVYWYHSLPIRKRVLSPRINLTFRKVMAIDK, via the exons ATGGCGGGGGCGTGCGGGAAGAGGGCGAGGCTGGAGGAGAAAGAGGCGGAGGGGGACGggggtggggacgggggggccgtgcccgtgcccgtTCCCAtgctgccgccccccccctgCCGCCAAATCCGCGGGCAGGGCCTGAGCTGCGAGTACCGGCTGCTGTTCGGCCCCGCCGAGGCGGACGGCATCCTGCGGAGGCTGGAGCAGGACGTGCGGTACCTGCCCG ATGAACAGAGCAAGCTGCACGTCTTCGGCAAGTGGCACAGCATTCCCAGGAGGAAGGCGGTGTACGGAGACCCCGAGCTGAAGTACACGTACTCGGGGGTCACCTTTTCTCCTGAGCCCTGGATCCCAGTTCTGGACCACATCAGGGAGCGCGTTGCCTCGGTCACAGGGCACAACTTTAACTTTGTGCTCATTAACAG ATACAAAGACGGTCTGGACCACATAGGAGAACACCGAGATGATGAGAAGGAGCTGGTTCCACGCAGCCCCATCGCCTCTGTGTCCTTCGGGGCCTGCAGGGACTTCGTTTTCAGGCACTGTGAGTCCCGAGGAAAAAACGCCAAGCGCCGCATCGAGCCTGTCACGCTGCAGCTAGCCCACGGCAGCCTGCTGATGATGAAGTACCCCACCAACGTGTACTGGTACCACAGCCTGCCCATCCGCAAGAGGGTGCTTAGTCCCAGAATCAACCTGACATTTCGGAAAGTGATGGCTATAGACAAGTGA